In Glycine soja cultivar W05 chromosome 10, ASM419377v2, whole genome shotgun sequence, the genomic stretch AgaataaaaatgttttgtttaatagaaataaagaaaaaaaataagaaaaaaagtatttaattacAACAATTGATTCAACTGTGCAGGAAAATCTATAAAAGCATTTGTGTGAGCAATGTGCAGCGCATAATCATTTTTTGCAATTATGTGCATGTTTGGATAAGTAtgagtaaaataattttgaattaaattaattttggttaaaattgattttaaagtgatttgatttatatttgaattttttttatagaatcaaattaagagtaaaatttaatacaatttttGTGATTCAACCCAAAAGCAAGCATAATTAATTTTTCCGTGTGTGGTGTATAATccaattattgttttaaaaataatcaattattggATATCCGAAACTAAATACCTATGGAATTCGATTTTTCCCAAGCAAGGGCTAGCGGAAGGTGGTCCGAGGATCAGAACTAGCTCTGGTTCCATCTTAGAGTGTATAATGTGAGaaacctaactcaaccccaaaaactAGCTCAAGGGATGAGGGTTGcccctcacttatatattctaatgtGAGATTACTTTTAACCGATGTGAGACTTGAATATTTCCCGGTCCTTATATTACATTTGTTAGATACCCATACATAGATTGTTTTAGCTTAGTAGttttgagtttgatttttaGTTATACAAGTGTATTCAAtgctaaaaaaagttttaagtgtataataattttattgatttgaaCAACATTatgtcttttatatatatatatatatatatatatatatatatatatatatatatatatataatctcttaaaaaatccaacttaaaaaaaattgtagtggCCATGAAAAAGATCCAGCAATTTGCATtagttgatttttatttttattttttagtttttttgagGGGCATTAATTGGTTTTATCAACTATTatttagaaggaaaaagaaaaggtaaacAATACTAATACCAAGAAGGCAGGAATACTGTACAGGCCCAGCAAGACGCCAAGACCTCTAGTCAAAATCTTTGATACAATGCCACTATgctgaacatttttcttttcttccttaaagTTTGGTGTCTGTGTATGCATAAAATTTGGATTGTATATTTCATTGAGAAGAAAAGgcatgaataataatatttttatttaattaaagaaaaggaggaaaatctgtttatttttaaatcaaatttcttttctttaatataaattttaagctTTCCGATCCCTAATTTTCTTTCCCCTATGGCAAATATAGGGGCATTGAGAAGCAGTCATGTCATGAGTATTGACGTAATAGGTAGGGCAATGGAGGAGACAACCCACGTGTAATGTATGGTCACTAAACATCTTGGTTTGCATCAAGCCAGTGACAAAGGGGCTGCATCACCTTGTTATTCTCCATAATGCGGTTCAGTCAATCGGGACGGTGACGCATTAATCCACCCTCTATGTCTTGTTAAAGAATGCAAACGACAAATAAATCTCTTGTATTTTCAACAATTTATGTCTTCATATGTTATTTACATTGACATATAAGGAGTGCATATAGGTTGTGTTCTTCTAACAATGATTTTTATACGTAACAGTCAGAATTTGATTCCCTAATGATATACTTAAGAGAGATGATTGTTTACTTGTTTGGTAGgatagaaaagagaaagaaagagttaaaggaaagaaagaaattatttttaaaatgacataATTATCTTTAAGTAAAAAGAGGTAtaataaagagaataaaaatataaaaattaaatattacatcaaagtttaagataaatttaaatatttatttttatctattaataaaataaaaataaaaattatttatttgtagttAATGTTTGTACTatataatataaagaaaaaaaataaattatcaatagaaaaaaataacaaaaacccaaaataaatttaacaatattaataaatttcagaattatttatttaattatataaaacaaaaataacactttttataaaatataatttattttttataatcataaatgATATAACTATCCTTTTATcatcttcattcttttttttattattgtttctttcaaatttggaGAGAGAAAAATCTTGAAGTGGAAcctacattatattttttttcttctcttgtttTCTTCTCTACCAAATGAAGTAAAAGTTTTTTATGGAAAATGTTAAATGTTCACTCCATTTTAGGGTGAATTAGGGTGGAAGGAAgagtgagagaaaaagagaaaaatataaggtAGGTAGATAAATAAAAGGTTGTAATATTTACAATTAGAGTAGTGAGCGCAAGTAATAACATTTAAGCAtcttttaatgataaattaaaagactaaactATACTAAGAAATTGAGGAAGTTATATCCTTTATAAACATTATCTTgatagttatataaaataaatgtattatgtaaatttctattaaaaaaattaattattattttcacttttatatatatatatattatttataattttatcaataattaatttttaccaaAAGAATTTATAACTGACCGATCTTTAGTAGAGTTTACAATTCTCaaccaattttttattatctttggcAATTACTAATTTCCTCTAAGAAATCTAATCTTAGCTACACTGAgattaatgtaattaataaatatttgaaatcaCTTAAAATGTACTGGCTCCATATTGTAACAAGTGTCTTactaaaaaaatcccaaaatgaGTACtatttcttattcttattataAGGTGAAATTAACTAATTcatcctatttttctaaaacatGAATGtgtcctattttttaaaaaaaaaaacacaataaatttgtcctttttttttttccaaaactatCATTTGTGAATAAAACTTACAAACATTATTATAAGTTCTCAGTGTCACATCATTCTAAAACCGGCTttcatgaagaatatttttgtaaaaaaaataattaatacaaaagatattttaaattaaacctTATAAAAAAGATCAAGTCATACCTTTTATTTGATCTTATAATAAAGGCTGGAGCTAATATCATTTTAGCTTTTTaatctaatattaattattttttccatatTTATACCCCTAATAATATTGTTTAGGATATTTTTGAACCATATGTttctagtaaaaataaataataataagattaatttcataaaattgttgcattcttttatttatttattaaattaaattttttcgagaaaaaaaattaggacgacacttattattatgaaatggaagaaacatgataaataattgttatattctaacataataaatattttgaataaaaagatatttttcatttctctaaCTAATACCCTAAATTAAGATAGTGTTGGCCTGTTGGGTGTCCCCATCTCCACGAAGAGCTTAACACTTCCAAGCCTCCAAATTGCTTGAGTGGCATGCAATGAGTTTCTAATTTCTAAAGAACCAGCACACAAGGTATATACCAATTTCTAAGTGAAACCTAGCCTCCCTAATTGTGTGTGTAGTGTAAATGTAACCACGTTGCCTTGACGTTGTGGTTTCATCGACTGattaagtgaattttgaattaattggaAAATTAGCAACGTTTCATGTTCGTGCAAGCTTCCTTCAGCTTTACCAAGTTATTATTGTGCTGGCATATGCCTAGGTTATTTTGTTTGGATCCTGTAGATGCTATGTGTGGGATTTGACGTTTTAATTGTCTGTTATTCCCACTactagaaatataattttttatgacacCTATTCTATGACAGTTTTCTTGGAACTGTCTTAGAAAATGAAacagtggcatttttgtaattattgtaaTGAAAAATGCATGCCTTTTACGACACACGTTCTAAGACGGTCCCTGAAAACTGCCTTAGAATGTTACATCTAATAAAATTTACGACGggctttaataaaaaaatcgtcttaattatgctgaaaaaacaaataaaagcccTATATGCGCAACGAGAAGTAGCCATAACTCAAGCTCGACCCTTAGGGCAATCCCTTTCTGTCATCTCCTCGAGCTTCTTCTCACTCCAATGTCGGTCGATGCGTATGTTGAAGGTGTTGTATAGTTCAGCGGAGGCCACCTTGCGGCGCTGGGCGTCAGCCTTCTCGGGCTTCTCCTCGATGTCGTCTTTCTTGCGGATTTGGTCGCGCATATCGTTCTCGTTCTTGACGATGAGCTTCTTCTGCTCGTGGCGGTTCATGCCGGCGCGAAAGCCGCGACTGAAGAGGAGGTGGGCCTCGTGGGGGATCTGGTAAATGGAGTTCATGACCGCTCCCTCTCTTTGTTGTGGCGTTTGGCTTCACGGTCCCGATCATGTGCCCTCTCACGCTCGCACGCATTCTCTATCTCTGTCCCGGTCTTGGTCACGATCACCGTCCCAGTCTCGGTGGTCTCTGTCGCAGTCGGAGGAGGGCTTGGGATTGGATGAGTGGTTGTGGGTGAGGAGCTATTCCTGGCGGCGCTTCTAGTTGACGATGTCTTCCTGGCGGCGCTGGAAAGCCAATTGCTCATGTTGGGGTTTGGTTAAGAACACTGACTTGGCGATTGAGACAGGAGCAGCGACGTCGTCGTTTGAGCGTTTCATGATATGAAACAAGTGATTGATAGATTAGATAATAGAGAGAGAGATCGCTTGGGTAATTGTAGGAGGGGAGGGGAGAAAAGTGAACGTGCAAACACCAAACCACTTCCAGACACTTTTATTGAACCTCCACTACCTTCTCCGCAATCAGACACTTGTcttctgcgaatgcttgaccaTACTAATGTTCTCAGACTAAAACACTGTTTCTATTCAACGACTGAGAAAGATGATTTGTACCTTAACCTAGTTTTGGAGTATGTACCTGAAACTGTCTACAGAGTTTCAAAGCACTATGTCAGAATGCACCAACATATGCCTATCATTAACATGCAAATGTATACATACCAGGTAAActagaaattttaaattgattgacctttttctatttatttttggttataaGTTTCCCTGATCATGCTTATAGTATTCAGTTATTTACTTTGAGCTTATTACTTTTGTGTTGTTATTGATTGATCTTGCCAACACTCTCATAGATATGTCGGGGTTTAAATTATTTGCATCATGTGATTGGAGTCTGTCTTCGGGACATCAAACCCCAGAATCTATTGGtaagattttattttccttaaaatttccttgtttgtgaaccatatttaatttatttcttgcaAACACGAGAAATGATTATTCCCAGTTTGATGCTTAATAccattaattaaatcaattgatCAATATGAAATATGCATGGTAAACCTCATTTAAATCTTGCCTGGCGGCAGATGCTTGTAAGTTATAAATCTACCATGTTATTGCTTGGAAGAATTAATAACTAGACAGTAAACTGTGCcacattttgtttattttgttattctCTATGGAAGGATTTACCAGATCTTACTGTTTAATGTATGGTTTGCGAGTGATTAGTTCTGCTCATTgtagattttaatattttttttgtaatgattATTTTGACATAGTATATATTGCTTGGAATCCTTCTTTTATAATACCAAAGTGTTTTGAACTCATGATGTGATTGCATGTCACAGGTTAATCCCCATActcattaattaaaagtatgtgATTTTGGGAGTGCAAAGATGTTGGTAAgtttattttcgtttttccttATCAATTTGAAAGTTGTACAATAGTTTGTGCCTAAGCTTCTGATACTATTGTGCTATAGGTGCCTAGCGAACCCAACATATCGTATATATGCTCATAGTATTATAGAGCTCCGGAACTTATAGTTGGTGCAACAGAATACGCAACTGCTATTGATATTTGGTGTGCTGGTGACGAGAAAGTTTCGAGCAAGAGTAATTTTGTTGGTGATGTTAATCTAAGTTCAGAATCTGGTATTGTTTCTAAGTCAAGTGTTTTTACCTGCTAAATGTTGTTGCTCAATATATTGTTTGTAATTTCTATTTTCTGCTAAATACGAGCAGGGCATTAGTCCATCAAACATTCTTGCAATGACATTTACTATAGCAGTTGCTTCTTAAATGAAAGAACGCATAAGAGCTATAGCTGGGAAGGCAACAGCTAAAGAACTTACTATCAGTACTTTCATTCATTTTCCTTGCAGCTTTGTCGTTCACATGGAGAAAAGTATGTTGCTGTGAATTTGATTCAgattttcactttaatttgtcCTCAATCTACTGATTAAAGGATACAACTCatgtccttttttttcttgtgaagTTGTAGTTTATTTCCTTGCTATTTAAATGTTAATTGTGTCGTTTATCATAATTCACAATCCATCTATCAATTCAAAAACTGATAactcatttatataattagttttgaatatattttgttgatttgttcccatgaaTATCTTAGCATCTTGAGATTAAGTTAGCAGAAATAAAATAGCTAGTTTAAGGacatttttgtatatttaaatttaaaagataatgaCATCCTACATTTTAAGAAGCAATAAATTTCATTTGGTACATATAATTCAGATGGAATAGCTTTTGGGAAAAAAATGCTAATTTAACTGCAATGTTTATAAGTTGAATTAGAAGAACGAAAAATTCTTCACCAGATTCTTTTCTAACTCTATTTCTTATGTCATATTATGTGACTAGTATAGTACATGGTTTCCTCAATTGTGCTAGCAATAATAGCTTTGACACTGTAATATTGCTAAACTATTCTGCTTTCATTCTTTCACTTGCATGTGGTCAAAATAGTCTACAGAGTTTCATCTTCTTTAACTTCCAACCTAGATCAGACATATTATGTGACAAATGAAACAACACATCATGATTTgaagataaaggaaaaaaaggggggaaagGAGCAGAAGGACAAGGATCAGTGATGTCTGGAGTTAGAAATGTGAGGGTAAAATTCTTCACAGTTACCTCTAACACCCCTGTAACACAATTACACAATTGAGGAGAGTTGTCTAGGAAGGTACCTTTGTAGATTAATTTATGTGTTTCTACAATCATGCTAGAGGAATCTAAATATATTGTTTGAACTTGTTACATTATCTGGTTAGAAAATTGAGGCCACAATAGAGGTCCGATCCATAAATTTTGTATACTACGCATGCATGTGTGTATTGTATTTATCATACTTTCTATTCCTCCAAATCTTTTGGATTGATGGAAAGCCAATAGTAGAAGCTATGATagcacacaaaaaataaaaaaaaaaatcaaattctaagTCGGTTATgcaaaaactgtcttagaatgacaCAGTGGTTATACGCATAACCGATACAAAAAGCCACACACATTCTAAGTCGGTTATCcaaataatcgtcttagaaattaaaaatcggCGTTATATAAACCACCATATTTTACAACATCCCTATTTAAGACGGGTGAAAACTGTCGTAGAATGGCCCCAATAGCCAACTTAGAAAGACTTATTTGTAGTAGACTCCCAATTTTATATGGAACcaagtataatattatttgtccccatgcttggattctagcattttttttaaacattattgTTAACGAATTTTTTATACGATgatctaatcataaattataatatatgtaaAGTTTATTAACATGtgaatttcttaatcaattttgATCTCTTTGTAAGTTTAGGTTGACTTTTGAATGATAAACTTATGTGAAACACACATATTGAAATATATGACATAGTATAGGATCTAATTTTATAGTCAGATAAAAGGACATTTTGGTCACTAAAGTGTATAGCATTAGTTTTTGAAAGTAAGAAAGTTGGAAAATAATTCTTGAAAATACAAGTTATTTCATCTAAGTCCATAAACTTTTCATttaagtttccaaaattaaataagttgataagtgattaaaaatataataaataaaaatattacatatgaCTATCTCATTAGACTCTTTGTTGGCCTCAAAAGTTTATAAGCTGACAACATAATTATGTCATCAAATAACACTATTACTTGACAATAACAActaagacaaaaaaattaatgaaaagttATCATGCTAAATTCATAGAAAACATAAGGAGTGTGAGTGAAAGGGAGGAGTGTCCAATGttacataagaaaataaattagatttttCTGTAGGACTACAAAATGAAcaggtgagttttttttttggggggcaTCCTATTGTTTGCCTAAAACTATTACTTGTTGTCTAAGAAATTTgtgaagtttatttttatttacatggGGATAAATGGATATCTAGCTTGTTTTTCGctcatttgttattatttatcatcTTTTCCAACTTTACTCTTCTTTCTTGATTTCATCATCTTTTAAAGTCTTCTGTAAgctaaaaaaaactagttatgatacAAAAATAGTTTTTGTCTTTCTTATACAAACCAACTATTATTTTGTCTTATtgcaacatattaaaaaaagagtaaattacaTAAATCTTCTCTTTCGGAGGTTGAGTTATTACACCTAATATTCTTCcattttatacattatttttacCCTCGTCACCACCATTGTAACAACGTCTATTCTTCATtagtttttctaataaaaacataaaaaataactttatgtaAATTAGTAGTTAATGTTAGGATTGAGTGACATTTCTCGGGTTGAGACTTGTTGGACTTCGATGCCGAAAGCTCCCAAAAGAGGACTTCGATGCATCATTGTAATAACAATTCAATGACGTTAGGGGGACAAGGGGTGTTACTATTATGAGACCATAAAAAATTAGAGAGTTTTGTGTAGATTGAAAAAATGGAAGAGTATTAGATATAATTTGTGTAAACTTTAGAGGGGTGTAATTAACTCTAAGAAAAATGATCTTTTGAAGCTTAGATCCTTTAAAGTTTGAGTTTTGGTTAGAACCATCTAAATTATTGTATACTAGTATTCAATTATGAAtctcatgtttatttttataagaaattaattgtaatataCATTAATAGTGTAAAGATCCTCTATACTACGTTCTATTCAATTATAAATGAATCATCttatattaatcattttaaaaatcatatttaaaataacttttaaataactaatttgtgtaaaaatttataatcataTTTAAAGTCATATAAAATCAAACTCTTACCATAATTGATCACACATATTGTTCAAGCTATTAGTTGGTTAATATATTAGTccattaataagttaatttattaactaaaagtatcaatttaatttaatttttttattcataagaatcaaaaataattattataaatttataaaaattcatatattttactcAATCAGTTcagttaaattatatttaatttgaatctGCAATACCAAGCAAGAATACTAAAAAagaaattcttcaaaaaaaaattaaacagaaaaaaaaatctataaaaaaagtCTCTTCTATATCAATACGTGATATACATTTATATCTttcaattttaagttaaaatattataattttcatgCCCTACCAAAATCAAATCTTGCATCCTCATTGATTGAATCGAAAGCCAGGAATAGTCTATACTGTTTTGCAGATCAACATCAACCTCACAATCCTTGCAAAAATCCAGCCAAGGAATCGTTCGCCCCCTTCcactctctttcttttattatttctttttcctatGTAATTTTTCCCAATTGGTTAATTTGTGTACTTTGCAAGCAGGAACTAACTACACTAAGCCACACATTATAAGAATCCCACCTCAAACAAGACACGTACCTTTGTCACTTACCATACAAATGAAGAGTCTCCAAGTGGGTGACGTGTGAACTAATTTCCCACCCATATCATTGCTTTTTTTCACCCACCCAATAACACACTACCAAGCTCTAAAATCTTCTCCTTTCCACATAAAAAAGATTgcaatagagaaagaaagaacaagaccACATCTATAGCACACAGAATCACCAAAACAgccacaacacaacacaaaactCTGCTATATTCCTCTTTTGCATGAAAGAGAAAACCCTCTCAATGGCTCACCAATATTCCTCCTCTAATGAATCTGATAGCCAGATCATTCCTCCTCAACCATTCAAATTGAAGAAACCCCACCAACCCAAAGGCAAACAAATGGGGCAAGAACAAGAAAACGAGTCTCAGTATCTCGAGGAATTAGTCTCTGACTCTCGGCCACGAAAATATAGTGGCAAAGATAATAACAACATACTTGGGCAAATCCCATCTGCTTCGAAAATCCACAACAAGGTGGAAATTGCATTGGATCACAATGCTACAAAAGAAGGAATCACAAGTGTTGAAGGTGATCATCAAGATAGTGGACGTGAGAAGTTGAAGAGGCATAGAGTGGAAGTTGCTGGAAGGGTTTGGATTCCTGACATATGGGGACAAGAGGAGATCTTGAAGGATTGGATTGATTGCACAGCATTTGATGCTCCTTTGGTTCCAAGCAGAATCGTTATGGCACGAACGGCTTTGGTTGAAGAAGGTAGAAGAGCCACATCGGGTGGATTGAGAATCGAGAACAggtgttgaatttttttcatcaatgtTTTATTACTATGTGGATTATTCAGTTTATTCGGTGACAAACCatatattaattgttattgGTTATGTTATGAAGAATGTTTTGT encodes the following:
- the LOC114370132 gene encoding protein BIC1-like, with protein sequence MKEKTLSMAHQYSSSNESDSQIIPPQPFKLKKPHQPKGKQMGQEQENESQYLEELVSDSRPRKYSGKDNNNILGQIPSASKIHNKVEIALDHNATKEGITSVEGDHQDSGREKLKRHRVEVAGRVWIPDIWGQEEILKDWIDCTAFDAPLVPSRIVMARTALVEEGRRATSGGLRIENRC